Proteins from a single region of Akkermansiaceae bacterium:
- a CDS encoding aldehyde dehydrogenase family protein gives MTVPFTFTRWSDGRCGLNCLNASRLRDRIVTSPGEGDVTTIPLGVCAGITPFNFPAMVPMWMYPLAITCGNTFILKPSEKVPLTAIRLAELFAEAGLPDGVLNIIHGGREIVDSICTHPGIASVSFVGSSHVAAHVYSLACQKGKRVQAAGGAKNVLLVMPDAEPDATLRAILGSSTAAPDNAAWRDPSSCQSENPPPTNGATA, from the coding sequence ATCACCGTTCCATTCACCTTCACCCGCTGGAGCGATGGCCGCTGCGGGCTGAACTGCCTCAATGCATCAAGACTGCGCGATCGAATCGTCACTTCACCGGGAGAAGGAGATGTCACCACGATCCCGCTCGGCGTCTGCGCCGGCATCACCCCCTTCAATTTCCCCGCGATGGTCCCGATGTGGATGTATCCGCTCGCCATCACCTGCGGAAATACCTTCATCCTCAAGCCCAGCGAAAAAGTTCCCCTGACCGCCATCCGTCTCGCCGAACTGTTCGCGGAAGCGGGACTCCCCGATGGCGTCCTCAACATCATCCACGGCGGCCGTGAGATCGTCGACAGCATCTGCACCCACCCCGGCATCGCGTCCGTCAGCTTCGTCGGTTCCTCCCATGTCGCCGCTCATGTTTATTCGCTGGCCTGCCAAAAAGGCAAACGTGTCCAGGCCGCGGGCGGAGCGAAGAACGTGCTGCTCGTCATGCCTGACGCCGAGCCCGATGCCACCCTCCGCGCCATCCTCGGCTCTTCTACGGCTGCGCCGGACAACGCTGCATGGCGGGATCCATCCTCATGCCAGTCGGAGAATCCACCGCCGACGAATGGCGCGACCGCGTGA